The genomic interval GTTTGGAAATGGAGTGATGGATCAAGAGTCTGTCAATTGTCGGTAGACGCGCCGATTCAAACGGTGTTGTTCGTTGAAGAGCTTGGTCGCATCTTGATCTCGACAAGCGAGCCAAAGATTCAGATTTGGAGTTCCGAAGGCATGTTGGTGGAGACGGTCTCGTCTACGTTGCCACTGACATCGAATTCCTTGACGAGTGATTTATCTCAATTTCTCTCGATCGAAATCGTTGAGGAGGCGACAGAAAGCGACAATGAATCGCTAGATCCGAGATTTGTCATTCGAGTTCGGTCGTGTCGTACGGGCGAAACGATCTCGGAAGGTCAGATCGCTTGGGAACAACCGTTTGTGAATGTGAGTTTCCTCGGTGACTCGCGGAACGTGTTTTCTCTGGCGAACAGCGGTAGCTTCTCCCAGCAAATGCGGATTCAGTCACAAGATGATGCTGCGAGTGCTTACGCGAGTCTCAGTGACAGGGTCGAAACCATTCATTTGAGCAGAGATGGAAAATGGCTGGTGACCCTGCGGTTGCGAGATGGGCGAGAGTGTGCTTCGCCGAATGACCTGCAATGGATTGTCGAGCGATGGGACACGTCGACTTTGCGGAGAACCGGCCCAGAGATTAATCTTCACGGTGAAATCAATGACTCATTTTGCTCTACCGCACTGAAGCTTTTATTCGTAACAGACAGTCAGCAGAAGCTTAGTGCCTGGAACTTGGTCTCCGGAACGCGGACACCAATTCATGATCACAGCAATGTTGCATTCGCTGCGATCGATCAGAACGGGACATCGTTGGTTACTCTTGGAACAGATGGTATTGCGACGCGATGGCCGATCGATCGGTACCCAGTTTCTGTTCAATCAAGATCGATCGAGTCTTCCCTACGGCAACTGAAATTCGATCCGCTCAACGAACAACTGTGGCTGGTTAACGCCGCCTACCAAGTCAGTACTCTTGGTTTCGTCGATGGTGCAATGTCGCATGATCCTGCACATGAAAAAGGTCAGGTGTCATCATGGCCGGGCCTTTCGATAGCGGATCCGCTGCCATCCGCCGACGAAGCGAACGCGAGAGAAAGAAAATTAGTCGCCCTGCCCAAAGATCGACCGAATCTAACACTCACGAAATTATCCGGCTTAGACGACAAAATCGGCCTGTTCGACAATCCCTCAAACCCAGACGAGGTCGCAAAGAAGTTGTCTGAACCATTTGGAAAAAACGTCAACTGGTTCACCGACTTCGAAGAGGCGATGGCTACGGCGCGTTCAGAAGGAAAGCTCGTGCTCTGCTATTTCACGAGCACTTGGTGCGGGGCGTGCAAGGGGCTTCAATCCGATGTGCTTGCAACCCCCGAATTTCGTGAATTCGCTGGAGACCTGGTTCTCTATTTCCATGTCACCGACGCGAGCCAGTCCGACACTATTCCCGTCGAAATACAAAACGCGACAGTTTCACTCCCGGCATTGACGTTTCTCGACCCTTCGGGACATCTCTTGACGCAAGTCGATATGTCGGATCGCACCGTGGCAACGGTCCGACGTGAGTATGAGAGACTTATCATGGGTGATCGAGGTGACACGCAGTGGGAAATCTCGCATTTATCGCGCAAGTCGCTGATTGAGTTTTTGATTGCCGATCGCAAATCACGCGGTAACGCAAACGCGGTATTGGTTCCCGAAGATGAACGCAGCGTCTTGATCTCTCGTACGGACACCATCGAGCGTTTCGATGCAAAAACAGGTGAACTGCTGGAGAAGTTTGATTTGCCCACCGACACGATACCGCTTGCCGTAAGCCGGGAAGGGCGAGATCTGATTACCCTCACGGGTACGTCACAGGTTAGAGTCCGTTCGGAAACGAGCTGGGCAACTCGCGATGCATTCCATGATGGCGTTGTCAGTGCCGCAAAGTTTGATCCGTCTGGTCGCTTTCTCATCACGCTTGCAAAACGACCGCCTTATTGGACAAGACAATGTGGGGTACAGTCTGACCCTGAGCAAACACTTTGTCTGTGGCGGATCACACCAGAGGGTCTGGAACGACTATGGGGACCGATCCAGGACGTTTTGATTGCCAAATTTGACAAGGAGGGAGAGCGAATCGTGGTGGCAGATAAGTCTGGAGTGCAATGCCTACGAACGCTCGACGGTGCTCCGTGTTCTGAACGACTGGCGGTTCATTCACCAGTCGACGATGTCGAATTTGGTGCCGCTGACGGAACCCTATATATCGCTACGGAACGTGAGTTGTTGACGTGGAAGATGGCTGCTTTATCGGATTTCCAGTGGAGCGATGAATCAGGGTATGTTCCAGAGTTGCATCAGTGGATCGAGGCGGTGGCCGGGGTGTCATCCGGTACACATGGATCA from Stieleria varia carries:
- a CDS encoding thioredoxin family protein; translation: MSQTRSTTLNGAGGHIGRRTDSDSLSDECPWPGLMSFRERDRCFFFGRNAEIQELLQCVGHSTLTVLYGQSGLGKTSLLRAGLTPDLRRMGFVPIHIRLTYEDSSACLSAQVVDEVCQAMGINIARPSEMSLWELFHDPTYGLAGQTNRVQSTEIEHSEQAAELPIPVLIFDQFEEVGVHGTRHDGTEVADFIESLAGLIENRPTGVTVERVRRDSRFAERLVRSQSRVKILLTLRDDYLYWLERWRHEIPSLMRNRMELLPLSGIQALDTVREPSRLRCLNDATAVPIMDDETAREIVRVAAGADATAPLTELSNIPPLLNLLCQQINERRIAEGAETVKCKDVQQSAPDVLVDFYSQCIGGFSGKVRDFIEEELISENGLHRESVSLDTAWADLRNGQVAAPDEVINRLVEMRLLSLDERGGTSRVELTHDVLVPIVQQSKIRRHSEIEIAAKQAEVIRQRRMTVRNAVLGSLAAILLTAAATGVFAWSQRNQAVASERVARENEERAKTNEKEAKVAKAKAEEAASIAQAAMKRIASLQDDNKALLADAAKSTYARGRNMLFAGLQQQAASQASLPGRTTWNEVLGYWNEALRFDPSSGPVAKSIFSTLTNHPRQDLRLPVEIFACDFVTPQSVFAMNSASSALAVSNGTNVTCCHAGTETVLEHDENVRTISFDASGQFLVVVTDEEKVFVWKWSDGSRVCQLSVDAPIQTVLFVEELGRILISTSEPKIQIWSSEGMLVETVSSTLPLTSNSLTSDLSQFLSIEIVEEATESDNESLDPRFVIRVRSCRTGETISEGQIAWEQPFVNVSFLGDSRNVFSLANSGSFSQQMRIQSQDDAASAYASLSDRVETIHLSRDGKWLVTLRLRDGRECASPNDLQWIVERWDTSTLRRTGPEINLHGEINDSFCSTALKLLFVTDSQQKLSAWNLVSGTRTPIHDHSNVAFAAIDQNGTSLVTLGTDGIATRWPIDRYPVSVQSRSIESSLRQLKFDPLNEQLWLVNAAYQVSTLGFVDGAMSHDPAHEKGQVSSWPGLSIADPLPSADEANARERKLVALPKDRPNLTLTKLSGLDDKIGLFDNPSNPDEVAKKLSEPFGKNVNWFTDFEEAMATARSEGKLVLCYFTSTWCGACKGLQSDVLATPEFREFAGDLVLYFHVTDASQSDTIPVEIQNATVSLPALTFLDPSGHLLTQVDMSDRTVATVRREYERLIMGDRGDTQWEISHLSRKSLIEFLIADRKSRGNANAVLVPEDERSVLISRTDTIERFDAKTGELLEKFDLPTDTIPLAVSREGRDLITLTGTSQVRVRSETSWATRDAFHDGVVSAAKFDPSGRFLITLAKRPPYWTRQCGVQSDPEQTLCLWRITPEGLERLWGPIQDVLIAKFDKEGERIVVADKSGVQCLRTLDGAPCSERLAVHSPVDDVEFGAADGTLYIATERELLTWKMAALSDFQWSDESGYVPELHQWIEAVAGVSSGTHGSLQLMDDSRRREVLRRFSGGKGLPEPWSRLHRQLIETQ